The Elaeis guineensis isolate ETL-2024a chromosome 5, EG11, whole genome shotgun sequence DNA segment agagagaagggagagagggaagagagaaactccctctcttcttttattttttcttttttttttttcctttcttcttggcGGAACAGGGGACTCACGTTCCCCTGTTCCTCTCCAGACTAGGGACCTCCCGCCGGCCGAGGCTATGGCTGGCGGTGACTGGGGCCATGGTGATGCGGCTGGAGTTCCTTTCCTGACGATCGGCGGTGGCATACGGTACTAGAAAAAGGGGATGACATTAGAGTTATAGATTTGGAAACAGGGGATTCTTCCGGGCATTGTTTCGACCAAATCATAGCTGATGGATGGGGTTTAATGCAAGAAAAGAGAAGGGAAAGATGTTGGATATCTTACTTGAGGTTTCCGATGAGTCTTGATGATGGTCTTTTCAGCGAACACCATAAATTAAATCCACGGTCTTTAAAGaaataggggagaagagaggCCAAGATTGGATAATTGATTTCATAGGAGTGTTTGAGCCCTTAAATAGATGCCATTGGAAGGAATTAGAGATCGAAAATAATTTGATTCTGAATTGAATTATGATCCTATCGATCGGaaaaatagagaaggaagagcGACGGTAATTCCCAGCTTCTCAATAGTTTCCAGCACGTGCAATGCATGTGCtggctgtttcttttttttttttcttatgctgTTTTGAGATTCGGGTTGGGGTATTACAATCTTGCTCcggattgatattttataatgtcCCCCGCTGTCCATGTTTGATGCGATCCATATGCTTTTGATGATCTTACCGGACACAAACAGTTACAGCATAAATGATACACTGCTAGAGATGGCAGCAGAATGCAGTAGAACTCGTGGTTGTGAATTTCTTTTGTTTTCCATATTATATCCTTTTGTTTCTCCATAAAGCGCTACTTTTATTGCAGAACAATTTACGAAATCACAAACACAAAGGCATGCTTGCAGTATTGCATACAGATACCGCTCCCCCAAAAGCAACATCTAATTACTTAAGCTATGTATATCATTTAGATAGAATATGCGGAGTAGCAATTAACCACAGAGGCGATTTCAAGCTCACGGTTCCCCCAAAGAGCTCGGTTATATCCAAATCCTTGGGGTCCATTCCATCAGGGATCTTCCAATCAAAATAGTAGAGGAGGTGGGCTAGGACCGTCTCCACCTGAGCCATGCCAAAGGTGATTCCCGGGCATATCCTCCTGCCTCCACCGAAAGGCAAATACTCAAAGTTGCCACCTTTGTAGTCCACCGAGCTGCCATCGAACCTTTCCGGCTTAAAGCTCTCTGGGTCCTCCCAGTATCTCGGATCCCTTGCTACAGCCCATGCATTGATGATAATCCTGCTCCCAAACGGGATATCGTAGCCGTCCACTTTGCATGCCTCACGGCAGACTTTCGGCCCGAGCAATGGCACCGGTGGGTGCAGTCTCAGAGACTCTTTGATCACCAATTTTATGTAATGCAATTTAGTGATATCTTCCTCCTCGATCTTGGTCTTTCCCTTGAATGCTTGCCGCACCTCCACCTGAGCCTTCACCATTATCTCGGGGTGTCTCATTAACTCTGCCATTGTCCACTGTAGCGTTGTCGCTGATGTCTCGGTCCCCCCCGCGAACATATCCTGAAAATAGTGGAAACGATAAGTACTTGGAGCAATTAATATGTTTTGCCATGTCTTGTaaatattcatttatttatttgtgTAGAACAAGCTAGATGCATAGTTAGGCATGCTAACCAGGATTACGGCCTTGATGTTGGTGAGCGTGAGGGGGAATTCAAGTCCACCATTTTCTTTCAGCCCTAAGAGAACGTCCACAAGATCTTCCCCCTCCTGCGGTCCCCCATTGCTGGTTGCTCTCTTCGCTTCATGCTCCTCGATGATCTGCCCGAGAATCTCATCCATCTCCCTGCCACATTTGTCTAACCTTGAACTCAATCCACTAAGAGTGTCAATAACACTCAATGAGGGGAATAAATCAGTTACGTTAGATCCAATGAACAATTCCAGTACTTTCTTCGATGCTGAGATGAATCTTGGCCCATGCTTGCACTGTGTACCAAATGCCACCCTCGAGGTCACAGTATTAGATGTCAGGAGAAACATCTCACTAAGGTTAACCGGGGAATTTCTCATGTTGGAGATGTATCCCACAAGGTTGGACATCTCTTCTTGTCGAAGTGTGCTGAAGGACTTGACACGCTTTGCACTCAGTAGTTCGAGAACGCATATCTTCCGCAGCTCCCGCCAGTAGCTTCCGTAGGGTGCGAAGACAATGTCTGTGCCGTCGTAGAACACCTTGGAAATTAGTATTTTGTCTCGGGTGGCGAAGATGAGATCGTGGGTCTTCAGGATCTCTCTTGCCATCTCTGGAGAGGAGACGATAATGTGGTCGACTTGTCCGAGCCTGAGGTGCATGACAGGGCCATGCCGCCAAGACAGCTCACGGAGGGCACGGTGAGGGAGCTGAGCTCCGAGAAAATGGTGGAGGTGACCGATGATAGGGAGCTTCCATGGGCTCGGAGGCAGCTTAATTCCTGTTGCTGTGGATTTGGTTAACTTTATAATTACTATGAGTacaaagaggaggaagaaggaaaGGAAGGGTAAGGAAGGGAGATGGAGTTCCATGGCTGGTGTTCTGATGCTTTGAGTGTAATGCGGACACTGTCTCTATAAATAAGCAAATATAAGATAGTTCATGTGGCGCATACGATTCTAgtgtcataaaaaaataaaaggagtgTTATCATACGCGTTGGTTTGATTCGCCGCCAGCGTTCAACGGAAGTTGCAGAAGGCTACGAGACAAGACTAACTATAGCTGTGAAAGTGATGGTGAAGATTTTCTTCTTTTGATAGGAAAAAATGACCAAGGTTTGATGAAAAAACAACAATATGATTGTTTAAGTGAAAGCCGAAACGATTATAATAGATTGTAAAGCTCCAAAATTTCTACAAAAGATAGGAGACTTTTATCCTTACTCTTGACCTTTAATGCATTTGCATGGCTGAGGTTCCGTCTGAAATACACCGGTAACGGTGACGATGATTTTATGTTGGCATTTTGCTATATTTGAGTGGGTTTTGGACTTAGAGTGGAGCAGAGCAGCGGAGAGGTTAGACCAAATTTATTATCGCGTTTGTAATGTTGCTGTCAATTGGGCTGAAAATAGACCATTAGTGCTGGATCTTAAGGGCTGTTAAAGTTTCAgtataaaatagaataaattataaaaatcctctaaaatttttatttattatacttaAATACAATAGTTAATTTGTAAAACCTATATTTAcatttagttaaattaatatcgATAGTAAAACCATTTATTCCATGTAAGAAGTAGAATTTGCATTTGAGAGGAAAGAGGATGCACATTTTTTTATATCCTTCGGTGAATATTATATTACTTAaggttattttgattatttttaaaaattattttggtgtgATATTTGGGTTCCATTTTAGGTTTATTGGCTTGACTATCTCAAATGGATAAAGGTACGTAGGTTTTTTTAAGTATTGGGTGTAAATGTAATTCATCCTTAATCTTGGGGGAATTTTTAAGAAAGATGTGCCAATGGTGAAAAAAGggaacttttttttctttttctttttttttgttccttttcTTCTACAATGCAtagttttttttcttatttttctaataaaattttggagGGGAGGTGCCTTGTGAGATTCTACTGGTTCAACTCAATTTGACTGAGTCAACCTAACAAACTAGCTAGGCTAAGAAGAAAACTACGAGGGTGAAGCACCATTTGAGCAAAGCAGTCATGATCATGGTCTCCAAGATATTGTATGATGTACCACTTTTGAGTGAATGTTTACTATTGATATTTGGTTTATTTATGCAAACTATTTATTTTGAGCAATATTGATCATCGGATATATTTATGTTTATTTCaataatgatttttttattatttttaaatttatattattataatggtGCGGGTGTATATGAGGATTCTTGGTAAGCTGTATAGCTTATATCTTTTTCTGTTGTATTTTTTTCAAAGTTAGAAGATACATAGTCTTAGTCAGGTTAAAGCGACAACATGATTAGTTAGCTAGTTTACGTTTTTCATACTCGATGAAAAATTGAATTTATGTGTTTgaataattttatgatttaatgatgATGGTTTCACTTAGTCTGATCATTATGACTAAATTTTATGGCTTACGACTTTTTTTTGATGTTATTGaaagttttgatcatcttatagaTTTTGTATGACTTCTAGAGCATCGCTCTAGGATCCAACGGTCGTATCACGTGGCTGACTCATTTGTTGGGTTTGGAGCATGACAAATAATCAGTAAAAGTGAAAGCCAAGTGAAGAACCCAATGTTATAAAATAGGATGTGGCTCTAAAATTTCAATAGGCTAAAATTTTTTGTGTAGAAATCCTTTGGCTTCTGGAAGATGGGACTTCTTTTCTCTTAATGAAATTGAAGAAGGTGCCCCACTCATCCATGTAAATTTGACCTGCTAGCGTTCAAAACGATAGACTAATAGTCACGGAAACTGATGGCCAAGTGAAAAACTAaacattaataaaatataataaagatcCAAAATTTTCATATGAAAGACTTTTCTTCAGAAGCTAGAATTATCTTTTAGCATGTGGAAGACGGGTACTTCTTCCTTTGATGAAATGGAAGATGATTCTTgtctcaaaaaaaaaacaaaaaagaaagaaatagaagatGCTTCTTCACTCGGAAACAAAACTATCAACTGCAATTCACATTAGTTGATGGTATAACCCTTtcctatttttaaaatatttttaaataaatagatgACTAATTATAAAAGTAATTTGGAAAACTGGGCTCAGTATCTCCCTTGTTGTAATGGGGTGTTTTGCAATTTTGATCTAGCCTGTATCTGAATGGCCCTCCATCATCTTAATATGTAAACTACGTTGATTGTTGTGTGGTGCTTtactataaaatatatatatattgacaacaTAGTTTTCTAACAAAAATCAAATGAGGCACATATGGGAAAAGAAATTGGAGACAAAATTTGAAATTGAGGAGACATCATGCTTTATTAACATAATATACCTGACTAAATTATAAAAATGGGTTAGATTCTTGCGCCTTATTCATTCCAAAAATGCACGCATACTTATAATCTTCGGCAAGAATATGTTTCTAATGAGAATCTAGTCAAGCACGTTGGAAAGAAATGGGGTGGCCAAGTTTGAAATTGAGGTGGCATCATTCGTCACCGTCAGATATTATACTTGACCGGCACTGTGATGGATGTTGTTGCTTTAAGGCCATTCCACAAACCGATGAGAGAGTCAACAATCAATAGTCAGCGAGACAGTCACGTGGAGGACCAAAAGATAAATATCTTAAGTGAGAGTAGACTGAAACTAGCTTCAGGTCCGCCCGACTTTGGGTCAGATTATGAGCTAGTCCCGAATAATATCAAGCTAGATTTGAGCTTGAATACAGTGTCGATTTTTTTTTTCGGCCAGACTCAAGTATATCATTGACCAGGCCTATGCATGGCCAAGTCTGACCCAAATATAGGCCCAATCCTTAGATCAATTTCAGGTCCCAGCCTACTTTAATCGGTCTGGCTCATCGTCGCACTCAATAACATTGATGGGTAATCTTAACCtttccaatttcagctcagaAGTCCATTTTTATTTCGATCTCTCGAATTCTTTGAGCCATTGGGCAAAAAAGGGGAAGGAAAAAAGGTCGGGAATTGGGAGCTGGTGATCGTTGTAGAGAGATTTGTTCCTTAGACTTTCAATCGCCCATACTCACATCTATCTCCCTTTTCTCAAGCTTTAGTCATGGCGACCAGCAACCTCAACTGTATNNNNNNNNNNNNNNNNNNNNNNNNNNNNNNNNNNNNNNNNNNNNNNNNNNNNNNNNNNNNNNNNNNNNNNNNNNNNNNNNNNNNNNNNNNNNNNNNNNNNaaaaaattttagagagaaagtggagtTGCAAGctaagagagaagggagagagggaagagagaaactccctctcttcttttatttttttctttttttttttttccctttcttcttgCGGAACAGGGACTCACGTTCCCTGTTCCTCTCCAACTAGGACCTCCCGCGGCCGAGGTTATGCTGGCGGTGACTAGGGCCATGGTGATGCGGCTGGAGTTCCTTTCCTGACGATCGGCGGTGGCATACGGTCCAGAAAAAGGGGATGGAGTTATAGATTTGGAAACAGGGGATTCTTCCGGGCATTGTTTCGACCAAATCATAGCTGATGGATGGGGTTTAATGCAAGAAAAGAGAAGGGAAAGATGTTGGATATCTTACTTGAGGTTTCCGATGAGTCTTGGTGATAGTCTTTTCAGCGAACACCGTGAATCAAATCCAAGGTTTTTAAAGaaataggggagaagagaggTCAAGATTGGATGATTGATTTCATAGGAGTGTTTGAGCCCTTAAATAGATGCCATTGGAAGGAATTAGAGATCGAAAATAATTTGATTCTGAATTGAATTATGATCCTATCGATCGGaaaaatagagaaggaagagcGACGGTAATTCCCAGCTTCTCAATAGTTTCCAGCACGTGCAATGCATGTGCtggctgtttctttttttttttttcttatgctgTTTTGAGATTCGGGTTGGGGTATTACAATCTTGCTCcggattgatattttataatgtcCCCCGCTGTCCATGTTTGATGCGATCCATATGCTTTTGATGATCTTACCGGACACAAACAGTTACAGCATAAATGATACACTGCTAGAGATGGCAGCAGAATGCAGTAGAACTCGTGGTTGTGAATTTCTTTTGTTTTCCATATTATATCCTTTTGTTTCTCCATAAAGCGCTACTTTTATTGCAGAACAATTTACGAAATCACAAACACAAAGGCATGCTTGCAGTATTGCATACAGATACCGCTCCCCCAAAAGCAACATCTAATTACTTAAGCTATGTATATCATTTAGATAGAATATGCGGAGTAGCAATTAACCACAGAGGCGATTTCAAGCTCACGGTTCCCCCAAAGAGCTCGGTTATATCCAAATCCTTGGGGTCCATTCCATCAGGGATCTTCCAATCAAAATAGTAGAGGAGGTGGGCTAGGACCGTCTCCACCTGAGCCATGCCAAAGGTGATCCCGGGCATATCCTCCTGCCCCACCGAAAGGCAAATACTCAAAGTTGCCACCTTTGTAGTCCACCGAGCTGCCATCGAACCTTTCCGGCTTAAAGCTCTCTGGGTCCTCCCAGTATCTCGGATCCCTTGCTACAGCCCATGCATTGATGATAATCCTGCTCCCAAACGGGATATCGTAGCCGTCCACTTTGCATGCCTCACGGCAGACTTTCGGCCCGAGCAATGGCACCGGTGGGTGCAGTCTCAGAGACTCTTTGATCACCAATTTTATGTAATGCAATTTAGTGATATCTTCCTCCTCGATCTTGGTCTTTCCCTTGAATGCTTGCCGCACCTCCACCTGAGCCTTCACCATTATCTCGGGGTGTCTCATTAACTCTGCCATCGTCCACTGTAGCTTTGTCGCTGATGTCTCGGTCCCCCCCGCGAACATATCCTGAAAATAGTGGAAACGATAAGTACTTGGAGCAATTAATATGTTTTGCCATGTCTTGTaaatattcattttttatttGTGTAGAACAAGCTAGATGCATAGTTAGGCATGCTAACCAGGATTACGGCCTTGATGTTGGTGAGCGTGAGGGGAATTCAAGTCCACCATTTTCTTTCAGCCCTAAGAGAACGTCCACAAGATCTTCCCCCTCCTGCGGTCCCCCATTGCTGGTTGCTCTCTTCGCTTCATGCTCCTCGATGATCTGCCCGAGAATCTCATCCATCTCCCTGCCACATTTGTCTAACCTTGAACTCAATCCACTAAGAGTGTCAATAACACTCAATGAGGGGAATAAATCAGTTACGTTAGATCCAATGAACAATTCCAGTACTTTCTTCGTTGCTGAGATGAATCTTGGCCCATGCTTGCACTGTGTACCAAATGCCACCCTCGAGGTCACAGTATTAGATGTCAGGA contains these protein-coding regions:
- the LOC140858113 gene encoding LOW QUALITY PROTEIN: premnaspirodiene oxygenase-like (The sequence of the model RefSeq protein was modified relative to this genomic sequence to represent the inferred CDS: inserted 1 base in 1 codon), which translates into the protein MALSCTSGSDKSXHIIVSSPEMAREILKTHDLIFATRDKILISKVFYDGTDIVFAPYGSYWRELRKICVLELLSAKRVKSFSTLRQEEMSNLVGYISNMRNSPVNLSEMFLLTSNTVTSRVAFGTQCKHGPRFISASKKVLELFIGSNVTDLFPSLSVIDTLSGLSSRLDKCGREMDEILGQIIEEHEAKRATSNGGPQEGEDLVDVLLGLKENGGLEFPLTLTNIKAVILDMFAGGTETSATTLQWTMAELMRHPEIMVKAQVEVRQAFKGKTKIEEEDITKLHYIKLVIKESLRLHPPVPLLGPKVCREACKVDGYDIPFGSRIIINAWAVARDPRYWEDPESFKPERFDGSSVDYKGGNFEYLPFGGGRRICPGITFGMAQVETVLAHLLYYFDWKIPDGMDPKDLDITELFGGTVSLKSPLWLIATPHILSK